From the Solea senegalensis isolate Sse05_10M linkage group LG16, IFAPA_SoseM_1, whole genome shotgun sequence genome, one window contains:
- the kcnf1b gene encoding potassium voltage-gated channel subfamily F member 1, with the protein MWTIPRPNYRRDETAQAEIAVNIGGVRLVLLGDMLNRYPESRLAELANCSTDNDEVISSLCDDFDPNRKEFYFDRDPDAFKCIIDVYYFDEVHIKNGICPICFIKEMEFWKIDQCVLDECCKSYLSEKEEELTEISNKVKVILEDLEVERCITRSQRCQRFLWRLMEKPESSLPARVIAIASFLSILISAVVMCVGTIPEVQVTDAEGKLVEHPTLEAIETACMMWFTTEYLLRLASSPNKLHFALSLMNVIDFMAIIPFYVVLSLTYLGTTSMMELANVQQAVQALRIMRIARIFKLARHSSGLQTLTYALKRSLKELGLLLMYMSVGIFVFSALAYTMEQSHPETLFRSIPQSFWWAIITMTTVGYGDIYPKTTLGKCNAAVSFLCGVIAIALPIHPIINNFVVFYNKQKVLETTAKHQVELMELKSGRDMRRKSRN; encoded by the coding sequence atgTGGACAATCCCGAGGCCAAACTACAGGAGGGATGAGACCGCGCAGGCGGAGATTGCTGTGAACATCGGCGGAGTGAGGCTGGTGCTTTTAGGTGACATGTTGAACCGTTACCCGGAGAGCAGATTGGCCGAGCTGGCGAACTGTTCCACTGACAACGATGAAGTTATCTCGTCGCTTTGTGACGACTTTGACCCGAACAGAAAAGAGTTCTACTTCGACCGAGACCCCGATGCCTTCAAGTGCATCATCGACGTTTACTACTTTGATGAAGTCCACATCAAAAACGGCATCTGTCCCATCTGTTTCATCAAAGAGATGGAGTTCTGGAAAATAGACCAGTGCGTTTTGGATGAGTGTTGTAAGAGTTACctgagtgagaaagaggaggagctgaCGGAGATTTCCAACAAGGTGAAAGTCATCCTGGAGGATCTGGAGGTGGAGCGGTGCATTACACGCAGCCAGCGGTGCCAGAGGTTCCTGTGGAGGCTGATGGAGAAGCCCGAGTCCTCTCTGCCGGCGCGCGTCATCGCCATCGCGTCCTTCCTCTCCATCCTGATCTCGGCGGTGGTGATGTGCGTGGGAACCATCCCGGAGGTCCAGGTCACAGATGCCGAGGGGAAACTCGTGGAGCACCCGACCCTGGAGGCGATAGAGACCGCGTGCATGATGTGGTTCACGACGGAGTACCTGCTGCGTCTCGCCTCCTCTCCGAACAAGCTGCACTTTGCGCTCTCCCTCATGAACGTCATCGACTTCATGGCCATCATACCTTTCTACGTGGTCCTGTCGCTCACCTACCTCGGCACCACATCCATGATGGAGCTGGCTAATGTCCAGCAGGCTGTCCAGGCGCTGCGCATCATGCGCATCGCGCGTATTTTCAAGCTGGCGCGTCACTCCTCCGGACTACAGACTCTGACCTACGCGCTGAAGAGGAGCCTCAAAGAGCTCGGGCTGCTCCTCATGTACATGAGCGTGGGGATCTTCGTGTTCTCGGCGCTGGCCTATACTATGGAGCAAAGCCACCCAGAGACGCTCTTCAGGAGCATCCCTCAGTCTTTTTGGTGGGCCATCATCACTATGACCACAGTGGGTTATGGAGACATCTACCCGAAAACCACGCTAGGGAAGTGCAACGCCGCTGTCAGTTTCTTGTGCGGGGTCATAGCCATCGCTCTGCCCATCCACCCTATCATTAATAACTTTGTGGTCTTTTACAACAAGCAGAAAGTGCTTGAAACCACAGCAAAGCATCAGGTGGAGCTGATGGAGCTGAAGTCTGGAAGGGACATGCGCAGGAAAAGTAGGAATTAA